The genomic interval CCGGCGCGACGCGCTGCGCGACACTACCGGCGACCCATGGGGTGGCCGTACCCTGGAGTGGTCGACCTCGTCGCCGCCACCGGCCTACAACTTTGCCTTCACGCCCCGTGTGCACGACCACGATGCGTGGTGGGACATGAAGAAGCACGGCTATGTGCGCCCACTGGCGGGTTTCATCCCGATCCACATGCCCAAGAACACCGCCGCAGGCGTGGTCATTGCAGGCCTGAGCACCCTCGTAGGCTTCACGCTGATATGGCACATGTGGCTGTTGGCGGGCCTTGCTTTTGTGGCCGTCATCGTGGCTTGCATCACCCACACGTTCAACTACAAACGCGATTACCACATCCCTGCCAATGAAGTCGTGCGCATCGAAGCAGCGCGCACCCAACTGCTCGCCAGCCATGTCTGATATGACCGTCACCTCCTCCGTAGGCACCGCCAACGTGCCCAGCAATATGCAGTTTTACGAAACCACTGAGCAGCACCCCGAGAACGGCACCTTGCTGGGTTTCTGGATGTACCTGATGAGCGATTGCCTCATCTTCGCCTGCCTGTTTGCGGTGTATGCCGTGGTGGGCCGCAGCTATGCGGCCGGGCCGTCCGGTGCCGACCTGTTCGACCTGCCACTCGTGGCGTTGAACACCTCGATGCTGTTGCTGTCCTCCATCACCTATGGTTTTGCCATGCTGGAGATGCAGAAAAACCGCCTCAAACCGACCATCGTGTGGCTGCTCATTACCGGGCTGCTGGGTGCGGCCTTCATCGGCCTGGAACTATATGAGTTCACCCACCTCATCCACGAAGGCGCAGGCCCGCAGCGCAGCGCGTTTTTGTCGGCCTTCTTCACCCTGGTGGGCACGCACGGCCTGCACGTCACGTTCGGCATCGTCTGGCTGGTTACCCTGGTGTTCCAGCTCGGCAAGCACGGTCTAATCCCCGAGAACCGCCGCCGCCTGATGTGTCTGTCAATGTTCTGGCACTTTCTGGACGTGGTCTGGATTGGCGTATTCACCTTTGTCTATCTGATGGGAGTGCTGTAATGGGCGCGCATACTGAACACGATCACCACGGTAGCCACGACCATGGCGACCACGGCCACGGTGACTCCGGCAGCCACAGTACCCTAAAAGGCTATGTGACCGGCTTCGTGCTGGCCGTGGTCTTGACGGTCATCCCCTTCTGGCTGGTGATGGGCAAGGTGTTTGACAAGCCCCACGTGACCGCCATCGTGATTCTGGCGATTGCAGCAGTGCAGATCGTGGTGCACATGATTTACTTTCTGCACATGACCAGCAAGCTCGAAGGCGGCTGGTCGCTACTAGCACTGATCTTCACACTGATGCTGTTGGTCATCATGCTGACCGGCTCCATCTGGGTGATGTACCACCTGAACGCCAATATGATGCCAGTGTCGGCGCATGACATGAAGAACATGCCTTGAGCCTGCCGCCACCCACGCCCTCGGCACAAGAGACAGGCCCACAGCATGTGGGCCTTTTACTTTTTCTGGCCGCAGTGGTTTTTGCCGTCTTTGCTGCG from Comamonadaceae bacterium OS-1 carries:
- the cyoD gene encoding cytochrome bo(3) ubiquinol oxidase subunit 4 is translated as MGAHTEHDHHGSHDHGDHGHGDSGSHSTLKGYVTGFVLAVVLTVIPFWLVMGKVFDKPHVTAIVILAIAAVQIVVHMIYFLHMTSKLEGGWSLLALIFTLMLLVIMLTGSIWVMYHLNANMMPVSAHDMKNMP
- the cyoC gene encoding cytochrome bo(3) ubiquinol oxidase subunit 3; the protein is MSDMTVTSSVGTANVPSNMQFYETTEQHPENGTLLGFWMYLMSDCLIFACLFAVYAVVGRSYAAGPSGADLFDLPLVALNTSMLLLSSITYGFAMLEMQKNRLKPTIVWLLITGLLGAAFIGLELYEFTHLIHEGAGPQRSAFLSAFFTLVGTHGLHVTFGIVWLVTLVFQLGKHGLIPENRRRLMCLSMFWHFLDVVWIGVFTFVYLMGVL